One genomic segment of Cystobacter fuscus DSM 2262 includes these proteins:
- a CDS encoding fatty acid desaturase family protein, giving the protein MAQATKARFLEAGPFHQALKTRVDTYLQRSGRAPRDLPGMYAKTAALLAWFVASYVFLAFVAAGPWSALLGCVSLGLAMAGIGFSVQHDANHGGYSERRPLNQLLAGTLDMLGASSYVWSWKHNVFHHSHPNVVGLDADIDIQPFCRVAPGQRLRPAHRFQHFYIWMLYGLLTVKWQLVDDFANVIKGRVGQQKMPRPTGRKLVGMLGGKLFFFAWALGVPSFFHPVWKVALCYALTSFILGLTLATVFQLAHCVEEADFPEVPQGGGGSFSREWAVHQVETTVDFARGNRWLCWYLGGLNFQVVHHLFPKVCHLHYPALSRIIEQTCVEHGVRYRTQDSVRAALGSHVRWLKRMGQPAQLARIEADVAFTTLLRRLPGLRLDVPPESVQWRANMILRGLQRLPVAF; this is encoded by the coding sequence GTGGCGCAGGCGACGAAGGCAAGGTTTCTCGAGGCGGGGCCCTTTCATCAAGCACTCAAGACGCGGGTCGACACCTATCTCCAGCGGAGTGGACGCGCGCCGCGCGACCTGCCGGGCATGTACGCCAAGACGGCGGCCCTGCTCGCATGGTTCGTGGCCTCCTACGTCTTCCTCGCCTTCGTGGCGGCCGGACCCTGGAGCGCGCTCCTCGGGTGCGTGTCGCTCGGACTGGCGATGGCGGGGATCGGCTTCAGCGTCCAGCACGATGCGAACCACGGAGGCTACTCGGAGCGGCGCCCCCTCAACCAACTGCTCGCGGGCACGCTCGACATGCTCGGCGCCTCCTCCTACGTGTGGAGCTGGAAGCACAACGTCTTCCACCACAGCCACCCCAACGTCGTCGGGCTCGACGCGGACATCGACATCCAGCCCTTCTGCCGGGTCGCTCCGGGCCAGCGCCTGCGCCCGGCCCACCGCTTCCAGCACTTCTACATCTGGATGCTCTACGGACTGCTCACGGTGAAGTGGCAGCTCGTGGATGACTTCGCGAACGTGATCAAGGGCCGGGTCGGACAGCAGAAGATGCCTCGTCCCACCGGGCGCAAGCTGGTGGGCATGCTCGGCGGAAAGCTGTTCTTCTTCGCCTGGGCCCTGGGGGTACCCTCCTTCTTCCATCCCGTGTGGAAGGTCGCGCTCTGCTACGCGCTGACCTCGTTCATCCTCGGGCTCACGCTCGCGACCGTGTTCCAGCTCGCACACTGCGTGGAGGAGGCGGACTTTCCCGAGGTTCCCCAAGGCGGTGGCGGCTCCTTCTCGCGCGAATGGGCCGTGCACCAGGTGGAGACGACCGTCGACTTCGCGCGCGGCAACCGCTGGCTCTGCTGGTACCTCGGCGGGCTCAACTTCCAGGTGGTGCACCACCTGTTCCCCAAGGTGTGCCACCTGCACTACCCGGCGCTCTCACGGATCATCGAACAGACCTGTGTGGAGCACGGCGTGCGCTACCGCACCCAGGACAGCGTGCGCGCCGCGCTGGGCAGCCACGTGCGCTGGCTCAAGCGCATGGGCCAGCCCGCGCAGTTGGCCCGCATCGAGGCCGACGTGGCCTTCACCACCCTGCTGCGACGGCTGCCCGGACTGCGCCTGGACGTCCCGCCCGAGTCAGTGCAATGGCGGGCCAACATGATCCTCCGGGGCCTGCAACGGCTCCCCGTCGCCTTCTGA
- a CDS encoding metallophosphoesterase — MIRFSFISTLILLGAVLGHVYLYRRLVRHLVASPALRRGIVGLFCAMGLLMLLRRVLRDVLPESFEEPVSVVLYAWMGAALFVVLALLVLDLGRGLVTVGWRVSRAPPVDVERRRFLARTVAGGALVSGGGTAAYGSWRALTPPQVTEVVLKIPRLPRALDGLSIVQLTDIHVGPFIQRRYMDELVRRTNALRPDLVAITGDLVDGDVPTLGAHVAALGALRSRFGGFFVTGNHDYYSGDVEWVAFLESLGIQALRNRHVRIGDAGGSLDLVGVDDWSGGKRFNRRGYDLDQALEGRDPDRAAVLLAHQPANFPVAAARGIDAQISGHTHGGQLPPMTFLIGLEWEYTAGLYQHGDSRIFVSRGCGFWGPPMRVGSPPEIVKLVLTA; from the coding sequence GTGATCCGCTTCTCCTTCATCTCGACGCTCATCCTGCTCGGCGCGGTGCTGGGGCACGTGTACCTGTACCGCCGCCTGGTGCGGCACCTGGTGGCCAGCCCGGCCCTGCGGCGGGGGATCGTGGGGTTGTTCTGCGCCATGGGTCTGCTGATGCTGCTGCGGCGCGTGCTGCGAGACGTGCTGCCCGAGAGCTTCGAGGAGCCGGTCTCGGTGGTGTTGTACGCGTGGATGGGCGCGGCGCTGTTCGTGGTGCTCGCGTTGCTGGTGCTGGACCTGGGCCGGGGATTGGTGACGGTGGGGTGGCGGGTGTCACGCGCTCCGCCGGTGGACGTGGAGCGGCGGCGCTTCCTGGCGCGCACGGTGGCGGGTGGTGCGCTCGTGTCGGGAGGAGGGACGGCCGCCTACGGGAGCTGGCGGGCGCTCACTCCGCCCCAGGTGACGGAGGTGGTGCTGAAGATTCCCCGGCTGCCCCGGGCGCTGGACGGACTGAGCATCGTGCAGCTCACGGACATCCACGTGGGGCCCTTCATCCAGCGGCGGTACATGGACGAGCTGGTGCGCCGCACCAACGCGCTGCGGCCGGACCTCGTGGCCATCACGGGGGACCTGGTGGATGGGGACGTGCCCACGCTCGGCGCTCACGTCGCGGCGCTCGGCGCCCTGCGCTCGCGCTTCGGCGGCTTCTTCGTCACCGGCAACCACGACTACTATTCGGGGGACGTGGAGTGGGTGGCGTTCCTCGAGTCGCTCGGCATCCAGGCGCTGCGCAACCGCCATGTGCGGATTGGCGACGCGGGCGGCTCGCTGGACCTGGTCGGCGTGGACGACTGGAGCGGTGGGAAGCGCTTCAACCGGCGGGGCTATGATCTCGATCAGGCACTCGAGGGGCGCGATCCCGACCGGGCCGCGGTGCTGCTCGCGCACCAGCCGGCCAACTTCCCCGTCGCGGCGGCCCGGGGCATCGACGCGCAGATCTCCGGACACACGCACGGGGGACAACTGCCGCCCATGACGTTCCTCATCGGCCTGGAGTGGGAGTACACGGCGGGGCTGTACCAGCATGGGGACTCGCGGATCTTCGTGAGCCGGGGCTGCGGCTTCTGGGGCCCGCCGATGCGCGTGGGCAGCCCCCCGGAGATCGTCAAGCTGGTGCTGACGGCGTAG
- a CDS encoding ion transporter: MPHPSEQSAPSGLRARLHTIIFESDTPAGRAFDVGLLWAIVLSVLAVMLESVESIRVQHGQAIRVLEWCFTVLFTLEYVLRLLSVNRPLLYASSFFGLVDLLAILPSVLSLVLPGMQSLLVVRVLRLLRVFRVLKLASFLGEADVLLTALRASRQKIIVFLGAVLSTVVIMGSVMYMVEGSANGFDSIPRGMYWAVVTMTTVGYGDLSPKTVPGQFIASVLMIMGYGILAVPTGIVSVELAQATRQHAIDPRACPGCGLEGHDLDARHCKRCGNVL; this comes from the coding sequence GTGCCACATCCATCCGAGCAGAGCGCTCCGTCGGGACTCCGGGCGCGGTTGCACACCATCATCTTCGAGTCGGACACCCCAGCCGGTCGCGCCTTCGATGTGGGACTGCTGTGGGCCATCGTGCTCAGCGTCCTCGCGGTGATGCTCGAGAGCGTGGAGTCCATCCGCGTCCAGCATGGGCAGGCCATCCGCGTGCTCGAGTGGTGCTTCACCGTGCTCTTCACGCTGGAGTACGTGCTGCGGCTGCTGTCGGTGAACCGGCCCCTGCTCTACGCGTCGAGCTTCTTCGGGCTGGTGGACCTGCTGGCCATCCTGCCCTCGGTGCTGAGCCTGGTGCTGCCCGGCATGCAGTCCCTGCTGGTGGTGCGGGTGCTGCGCCTGCTGCGCGTCTTCCGCGTGCTCAAGCTCGCCAGCTTCCTCGGGGAGGCGGACGTGCTGCTCACCGCGCTGCGGGCCAGCCGGCAGAAGATCATCGTCTTCCTCGGGGCCGTGCTGAGCACGGTCGTCATCATGGGCTCGGTGATGTACATGGTGGAGGGGAGCGCCAACGGCTTCGACAGCATCCCGCGTGGGATGTACTGGGCCGTCGTGACGATGACCACGGTGGGCTATGGAGACCTGTCGCCCAAGACGGTGCCCGGACAGTTCATCGCCTCGGTGTTGATGATCATGGGCTACGGCATCCTCGCGGTGCCCACGGGCATCGTGTCCGTGGAACTCGCCCAGGCGACCCGGCAGCACGCCATCGACCCGCGCGCCTGTCCCGGCTGCGGCCTCGAGGGCCACGACCTGGACGCACGCCACTGCAAGCGCTGCGGCAACGTCCTCTGA
- a CDS encoding DUF2188 domain-containing protein: protein MSLARRKESEQDEVGSVTSQRRVIVAADGRGWYVRFESSRQLGRYSNVTQAIHGGRRLARQHKPAGLVVRYLDGEEEESWYGEREDP, encoded by the coding sequence ATGAGCCTGGCAAGACGCAAAGAGAGCGAGCAGGACGAGGTGGGCTCCGTCACGAGCCAGCGGCGGGTGATCGTGGCGGCGGACGGCCGGGGTTGGTACGTCCGGTTCGAGAGCAGCCGTCAGCTCGGCCGCTACTCCAACGTGACCCAGGCCATTCACGGCGGGCGCAGGCTGGCTCGCCAGCACAAGCCAGCGGGCCTCGTCGTGCGCTACCTGGACGGAGAAGAAGAGGAATCCTGGTACGGGGAGCGTGAGGATCCTTGA
- a CDS encoding fibronectin type III domain-containing protein gives MHRVKPSVGLALSALLLCATPASAQIAAAHVYHNHMPNFWAYYDLSQYASTPTGGPIRYMYDAQVINLKKNPPSNYTYYLPSGAPMPHDDLVTYYSHNAKTGAYLYWPPSVASDMKTNAPTGQVHVTMSGAVVNNVQDLVTLKNVPGYDNPNWGSSWKDRYSTLLTPAGNHTLDLIHFTGHHSMGPLVGPDYFLKDLIYQSATLAQPYFLGGSFQSSKGFFPTELGFSERLIPTLSKLGVQWAVIGDNHFSRTLKDYPYLNEPGSDTLVSPPNRADLQNTSSVGSWVSAQMAHEQQVIKNKYPFASTPHWVRYVDPASGAESRIVGVPVNQNGSWLEGWEGEATVDVVNLKSFEGLVPQRQFFVIAHDGDNSSGRAGSDSTWYNGRSVTCANGVQCVGISEYLVNHTPATTDVVHVQDGSWVDTRDSSSDPQWHHWKLPFGIWKGQFPAFNAATGLNLSPKTNLNGVQEGMTVSLEHGWHYLERNFALLQAALNHAKTAEQLWLDAHPNHWSPTSAIDKQITHTGNQLNPWMMSFPIKGDVNNDWAGGANPAELAWYFLLPAMDSGFGYYDENQDDNVKPTLSFNQSLYFSKPYVQQRLAQDKTGPSVWWAQRWPYNPGSANTDKSEGWTLHFFNNHFALYTYAYDVSGISSIKARVRVHTNKSIDPLDNTPKVYDPAARKAAGVPNIDPSRVGAWVDYPLTRRDLKPVMNGVSWQPAYLPVMAKVPAQEIGDLYYVYLGNYRDQLLDYYIEATDSRGNVTRGEIQSVYVGSGRYNLVGGKYIEDPNGTVQGTHPFLVVDTTAPSVPSGLTATAKTDRSVTLGWSASSDNVAVSGYDVFRDGTQVGSSTSTAYTDSGLSPGTQYSYTVRARDAAGNTSAQGSALNVATLPPDTTPPSTPSGLTASGTTSSSVALAWTASTDNYGVAGYEVLRNGTQVASVPGTTYSDTGLSPSTAYSYTVRARDAAGNVSAPSAALSVTTQTGNSTTVYYSNNNFTLKYIHFRIGSGTWTTVPGNVMANSEVPGYAKYTVNLGAATQLECVFNDGKGTWDNNKGTNYLLPVGISTVKDGVVTRGAPALDTTPPSVPSGLTAASKTASSVSLTWSASTDASGIAGYDVYRDGALVGSPVSASYTDSDLSAGTAYRYTVRARDTAGNASAQSTALSVTTNTTSATSVTFNVTASTVVGQNVYLVGNHAAIGNWNTAAAILLSSASYPKWSVTLNLPGSTALEYKYIKKDGSGNVTWESGANRATTIPASGTATLNDTWK, from the coding sequence ATGCATCGAGTGAAGCCGTCGGTAGGGCTCGCCCTGTCGGCACTGTTGCTGTGCGCCACGCCCGCGAGCGCGCAGATCGCCGCCGCCCACGTCTACCACAACCACATGCCCAACTTCTGGGCCTACTACGACCTGAGCCAATACGCGTCCACGCCCACCGGCGGCCCCATCCGGTACATGTATGACGCGCAGGTCATCAACCTGAAGAAGAACCCCCCGTCCAATTACACCTATTACCTGCCATCGGGCGCGCCCATGCCGCACGATGACCTCGTCACCTATTACTCGCACAACGCCAAGACTGGCGCCTACCTGTACTGGCCCCCGAGCGTCGCCTCGGACATGAAGACCAACGCCCCCACCGGCCAGGTGCACGTCACCATGTCCGGCGCCGTGGTGAACAATGTCCAGGATCTCGTCACCCTGAAGAACGTCCCCGGCTACGACAACCCCAACTGGGGCTCCTCCTGGAAGGACCGCTACAGCACGCTGCTCACCCCCGCGGGCAACCACACCCTGGACCTCATCCACTTCACCGGCCACCACTCCATGGGGCCCCTGGTCGGTCCGGACTACTTCCTCAAGGATCTCATCTACCAGAGCGCCACGCTCGCCCAGCCCTACTTCCTCGGCGGCTCCTTCCAGTCCTCCAAGGGCTTCTTCCCCACCGAGCTCGGCTTCTCCGAGCGCCTCATTCCCACCCTCTCCAAGCTCGGCGTGCAGTGGGCCGTCATCGGTGACAACCACTTCTCGCGCACGCTCAAGGACTATCCCTACCTCAACGAGCCGGGCTCCGACACGCTCGTCTCCCCGCCCAACCGCGCCGATCTCCAGAACACCAGCTCCGTGGGCTCCTGGGTGAGCGCGCAGATGGCCCACGAGCAGCAGGTCATCAAGAACAAGTACCCCTTCGCCTCCACCCCCCACTGGGTGCGCTACGTGGACCCCGCCTCGGGCGCCGAGTCGCGCATCGTCGGCGTCCCCGTCAACCAGAACGGCTCCTGGCTCGAGGGCTGGGAAGGCGAGGCCACCGTCGACGTCGTCAACCTCAAGAGCTTCGAGGGACTCGTTCCCCAACGGCAGTTCTTCGTCATCGCACATGATGGCGACAACTCGAGCGGACGCGCCGGCTCCGACTCCACCTGGTACAACGGCCGCTCCGTCACCTGCGCCAATGGTGTGCAGTGCGTGGGCATCTCCGAGTACCTCGTCAACCACACCCCCGCCACCACCGACGTGGTGCACGTCCAGGACGGCTCGTGGGTGGACACGCGCGACTCCTCCTCGGATCCCCAGTGGCACCACTGGAAGCTGCCCTTCGGCATCTGGAAAGGTCAGTTCCCCGCCTTCAACGCCGCCACCGGACTCAATCTCTCCCCCAAGACGAACCTCAACGGCGTCCAGGAGGGCATGACCGTCTCCCTCGAGCACGGCTGGCACTACCTCGAGCGCAACTTCGCCCTGCTCCAGGCCGCCCTCAACCACGCGAAGACCGCCGAGCAACTCTGGCTCGACGCGCACCCCAACCACTGGTCGCCCACCTCCGCGATCGACAAGCAGATCACCCACACCGGCAACCAGCTCAACCCGTGGATGATGTCCTTCCCCATCAAGGGGGACGTGAACAATGACTGGGCGGGCGGCGCCAACCCCGCGGAACTCGCCTGGTACTTCCTGCTGCCCGCCATGGACTCGGGCTTCGGCTACTACGACGAGAACCAGGACGACAACGTCAAGCCCACGCTGTCCTTCAATCAATCCCTCTACTTCTCCAAGCCCTACGTGCAGCAGCGCCTCGCCCAGGACAAGACGGGCCCCTCCGTCTGGTGGGCCCAGCGCTGGCCCTACAACCCCGGCAGCGCCAACACCGACAAGTCCGAGGGCTGGACGCTCCACTTCTTCAACAACCACTTCGCCCTCTACACCTACGCCTACGACGTGAGCGGCATCTCCTCCATCAAGGCCCGCGTCCGCGTGCACACCAACAAGAGCATCGACCCGCTCGACAACACCCCCAAGGTCTATGATCCGGCGGCGCGCAAGGCCGCGGGTGTTCCCAACATCGATCCTTCCCGCGTGGGCGCCTGGGTGGACTACCCGCTCACCCGGCGCGACCTGAAGCCCGTGATGAATGGCGTCTCCTGGCAGCCGGCCTACCTGCCCGTCATGGCCAAGGTGCCCGCGCAGGAGATCGGCGATCTCTACTACGTCTACCTGGGCAACTACCGTGACCAGCTCCTCGACTACTACATCGAGGCCACCGACAGCCGGGGCAACGTCACCCGAGGGGAAATCCAGTCCGTCTACGTGGGCTCGGGCCGGTACAACCTGGTGGGCGGCAAGTACATCGAGGACCCCAACGGCACGGTGCAGGGGACGCATCCCTTCCTCGTGGTGGACACCACCGCGCCCTCCGTCCCCTCGGGACTGACCGCCACGGCGAAGACGGATCGCTCGGTGACCCTGGGCTGGAGCGCGTCCTCGGACAACGTGGCGGTGAGCGGCTATGATGTCTTCCGCGATGGCACGCAGGTGGGCTCGAGCACCAGCACGGCCTATACCGACAGCGGCCTCTCCCCGGGCACCCAATACAGCTACACCGTGCGCGCCCGGGACGCGGCGGGCAACACGTCCGCCCAGGGCTCCGCGCTCAACGTCGCCACCCTTCCGCCGGACACCACCCCGCCCTCCACTCCCTCGGGGCTGACGGCGTCGGGCACGACGAGCTCCTCGGTGGCCCTCGCCTGGACGGCCTCCACCGACAACTACGGCGTCGCGGGCTACGAGGTGCTCCGCAATGGCACCCAGGTCGCTTCCGTCCCGGGCACGACCTACTCGGACACCGGCCTCTCGCCGAGCACCGCCTACAGCTACACCGTGCGCGCCCGGGACGCGGCGGGCAATGTCTCCGCGCCCAGCGCCGCCCTGTCCGTCACCACCCAGACGGGCAACAGCACCACCGTCTATTATTCCAACAACAACTTCACCCTCAAATACATCCACTTCCGCATCGGCAGCGGCACGTGGACGACCGTGCCCGGCAACGTCATGGCCAACTCCGAGGTGCCGGGCTACGCCAAATACACCGTCAACCTGGGAGCGGCCACCCAGCTCGAGTGTGTCTTCAACGATGGCAAGGGCACCTGGGACAACAACAAGGGCACCAACTACCTCCTGCCCGTGGGCATCTCCACGGTAAAGGACGGTGTCGTCACCCGCGGGGCTCCCGCGCTCGACACCACCCCGCCCTCCGTCCCCTCCGGCCTGACGGCGGCGTCCAAGACAGCCTCCTCCGTGTCGCTCACCTGGAGCGCCTCCACGGACGCCAGCGGCATCGCCGGATATGACGTGTACCGCGATGGCGCGCTGGTGGGCTCACCCGTCTCCGCCAGCTACACCGACAGCGACCTGAGTGCCGGCACGGCCTACCGCTACACCGTGCGCGCGCGTGACACCGCGGGCAATGCCTCCGCCCAGAGCACCGCCCTGAGCGTCACCACGAACACCACCTCGGCCACCTCCGTCACCTTCAACGTGACGGCCAGCACCGTCGTGGGACAGAACGTCTACCTCGTGGGCAACCATGCCGCGATCGGCAACTGGAACACCGCCGCCGCCATCCTCCTGTCCTCGGCCAGCTACCCGAAGTGGAGCGTGACGCTCAACCTGCCCGGCTCGACGGCCCTCGAATACAAGTACATCAAGAAGGACGGCTCCGGGAACGTCACCTGGGAGAGCGGCGCCAACCGCGCGACCACGATCCCCGCCTCAGGGACCGCGACCCTCAACGACACCTGGAAGTAG
- a CDS encoding J domain-containing protein, with amino-acid sequence MTPEEPFAVLGLAPTIDPVAVKSAYFDALARHPPHQDLEGFQRLRRAYEALTRPGGLAVAYLTSPVDVQKLARDARERFDAPLEKAAVVARAARTGEETVARWVERCSRMSWDEALRAFAR; translated from the coding sequence ATGACGCCCGAAGAGCCGTTCGCCGTATTGGGGTTGGCACCTACGATAGACCCGGTCGCCGTCAAGAGCGCATACTTCGACGCGCTGGCGCGGCACCCACCTCACCAGGATCTGGAGGGGTTCCAGCGGTTGCGTCGCGCCTACGAGGCGCTCACCCGACCGGGAGGACTGGCGGTGGCATACCTGACCAGCCCCGTGGACGTACAGAAGCTGGCCAGGGATGCGCGCGAGCGTTTCGATGCACCGCTCGAGAAGGCCGCCGTGGTTGCACGGGCCGCGCGAACAGGAGAGGAAACCGTGGCGCGGTGGGTGGAGCGGTGCTCCCGGATGAGCTGGGATGAGGCGCTCCGGGCTTTTGCCAGGTGA
- a CDS encoding DUF6109 family natural product biosynthesis protein gives MVKHDRTGRQHRQWLEDARKYQKRGDLEGMLSALLRLPPPLREELLPSGAALFRQAVREQHRRGSWRMLSTQAVHADAEPGLVERGAAPEEARATYWPLVWAAGHAHDWERARRLWQPLTDPARAHAPLLARAMDGWLSSEGNPAPEFIAPALEHLPPVDSLLGIEPPRQRVSLPPPRSREEVEGALLALCALEPFPVFASRAEAWARAAPVEVARAIWELAGQLAARELWLRAAEGKGHAALSESASLLARAVREGGAPEALSAPTLQALRVVAAGLARTVVSRIEEAEPLCSLARAAALQPSAQPWVVQAVSGLRFEGPALPRALGLYQELLARSANAPLWARAFLAWCEQNPEAPNAPGWLQEGLGRLVSTEAPSLLSWLGGAMPSERMKLIECVASTCAPGLVESWVDVCWEDANEELRRELSEAVRILLDRSRMKEGGRQLERLLRGARNMADAEQLLMGVEEAMELTGDGLRIWRRFAPRVLTYQVEFLEEAVRHASSDAEAWDAAVRYLEAHPGNTGHIEALRTMDVSGREALARRILERWLERRAANVLALAEAVVAAGRMNTPCKYLHPVLKAFMLALLEQLPAVHAPVVEQARVLAHEHGYRLRKRGASRKKKAASATARRTSRSKKKSESSPPKAVSPEDGEESS, from the coding sequence ATGGTGAAGCACGACCGCACCGGGCGCCAGCACCGCCAGTGGCTGGAGGATGCCCGAAAGTACCAGAAACGGGGGGACCTGGAGGGGATGCTGTCCGCGCTACTGCGGCTGCCGCCGCCGCTGAGAGAGGAACTGCTCCCCAGCGGCGCCGCCCTCTTCCGGCAGGCCGTCCGGGAGCAGCACCGCCGCGGATCCTGGAGGATGCTCAGCACCCAGGCCGTGCACGCGGACGCCGAGCCCGGCCTGGTGGAGCGAGGCGCGGCTCCAGAGGAGGCCCGGGCCACGTACTGGCCACTGGTATGGGCAGCGGGCCACGCCCACGATTGGGAGCGCGCGCGGCGGCTGTGGCAACCCCTCACCGACCCGGCGCGAGCGCATGCGCCCCTTCTGGCCAGGGCGATGGATGGCTGGCTCTCCTCCGAGGGGAACCCCGCTCCAGAATTCATCGCCCCGGCGCTCGAGCACCTGCCCCCGGTGGATTCGCTCCTGGGAATCGAACCGCCGAGACAGCGCGTCTCCCTGCCGCCGCCCCGCTCACGGGAGGAGGTGGAAGGGGCGCTGCTCGCCCTGTGCGCGCTCGAGCCCTTCCCCGTCTTCGCCAGTCGCGCCGAGGCGTGGGCACGAGCGGCACCCGTCGAGGTAGCTCGGGCGATATGGGAGCTGGCGGGACAACTGGCGGCGCGAGAGCTGTGGCTTCGGGCGGCGGAGGGCAAGGGGCACGCCGCTCTCTCGGAGTCAGCCTCGCTGTTGGCCCGGGCGGTGCGTGAGGGAGGCGCCCCCGAGGCCCTGTCCGCTCCTACGTTGCAGGCGCTGCGGGTGGTAGCCGCGGGGCTCGCGCGGACGGTCGTCTCGCGCATCGAGGAGGCCGAACCCCTCTGCAGCCTGGCTCGGGCCGCGGCGCTCCAACCGTCAGCCCAGCCCTGGGTGGTGCAGGCGGTGTCCGGGCTTCGCTTCGAGGGGCCGGCCCTGCCGCGGGCGCTGGGCCTCTACCAGGAATTGCTGGCCCGGAGCGCGAACGCGCCCCTCTGGGCTCGGGCCTTCCTGGCCTGGTGTGAGCAGAACCCGGAGGCGCCAAACGCACCCGGGTGGCTCCAGGAAGGCTTGGGCCGGCTGGTCTCCACGGAGGCCCCTTCCCTGCTGTCCTGGCTGGGTGGGGCCATGCCCTCTGAGCGTATGAAGTTGATCGAATGCGTGGCCTCCACCTGCGCACCGGGCCTGGTGGAGTCATGGGTGGATGTCTGCTGGGAGGACGCGAACGAGGAGCTCCGGAGGGAACTCAGCGAAGCCGTCCGTATCCTGCTGGACCGCAGTCGGATGAAGGAGGGAGGACGGCAGTTGGAACGGCTGCTGCGCGGCGCGCGGAACATGGCGGATGCGGAGCAGCTGCTGATGGGGGTGGAGGAAGCGATGGAGCTGACCGGGGACGGCCTGCGCATCTGGCGCCGGTTCGCGCCCAGGGTGCTGACCTATCAAGTGGAGTTCCTCGAGGAGGCGGTGCGCCATGCTTCCTCGGACGCCGAGGCATGGGATGCCGCCGTACGGTACCTGGAGGCCCATCCTGGGAACACGGGGCATATCGAGGCGCTCCGGACGATGGATGTGTCCGGTCGGGAGGCGCTCGCCAGGCGCATTCTGGAACGCTGGCTGGAGCGCCGCGCCGCCAATGTGCTGGCGCTCGCCGAGGCGGTGGTGGCCGCCGGGAGGATGAACACCCCTTGCAAGTACCTCCACCCGGTGCTGAAAGCTTTCATGCTGGCCCTGTTGGAGCAGTTACCCGCTGTCCATGCCCCGGTGGTGGAGCAGGCGCGGGTGTTGGCGCACGAGCATGGGTACCGGCTGCGCAAGCGCGGGGCTTCGCGGAAGAAGAAGGCCGCGAGCGCCACGGCGCGCCGTACCTCACGCTCGAAGAAGAAGTCCGAGAGCAGCCCCCCAAAGGCTGTCTCTCCGGAGGATGGGGAGGAGAGCAGCTGA